A window from Leptothermofonsia sichuanensis E412 encodes these proteins:
- a CDS encoding slipin family protein: MLFRKQISIKPYQVGYLYVKNRFRRRLEPGIYYFWDWVNEITVAYLPAQRQLCTVTNQEVLTKDAIALRFSYLIEYVIVDGERFLAHFDGFSQGQNFYPHEAEQVISNLSQIYWRDAIAQLDSEHLNEHRQTLLATVPDTLQHRLAEYGISLLCLTLRDITFPKTIQDLFAKQLEAKIRAKADLENARTTVAAARALKNAADLIKENENIRFFQFLETMTKIAARGNHTFVIGELPQNGKH; encoded by the coding sequence ATGTTGTTTCGTAAGCAAATTTCCATCAAGCCTTATCAAGTAGGATATTTGTATGTCAAGAATCGTTTCAGACGGCGGTTGGAACCAGGCATCTATTATTTTTGGGATTGGGTTAATGAAATCACGGTTGCGTATTTACCGGCGCAGAGACAGCTTTGTACTGTAACGAACCAGGAAGTCCTCACGAAGGATGCGATCGCCCTGCGGTTTTCCTATCTGATTGAGTATGTGATTGTTGATGGAGAGCGCTTTCTAGCTCACTTTGATGGGTTTTCACAAGGGCAAAATTTCTATCCTCACGAGGCCGAGCAGGTGATTAGCAACCTGTCACAGATTTACTGGCGTGATGCCATTGCTCAACTGGATAGTGAACACTTGAATGAACATCGGCAAACCCTTTTAGCCACTGTTCCGGATACACTCCAGCATCGTTTAGCTGAATACGGTATCTCGCTCCTATGCCTGACGCTGCGCGACATTACTTTCCCAAAAACAATTCAGGATTTGTTCGCGAAGCAACTGGAAGCCAAAATTCGTGCGAAGGCAGACCTGGAAAACGCTCGCACGACAGTTGCGGCAGCCCGTGCCCTGAAAAATGCAGCGGACTTAATCAAAGAAAATGAAAACATCCGGTTCTTCCAATTTCTGGAGACGATGACCAAAATTGCCGCCAGGGGTAACCACACCTTTGTGATTGGCGAATTGCCACAGAACGGTAAGCACTAG
- a CDS encoding DEAD/DEAH box helicase: MWPQSFAAIDSVKLRFIHPTATASMQTGTASPYDRLAPFIKEYIYAQGWTAMRPIQMEACRILFDTQAHLLIAAGTASGKTEAAFLPVLTMLHDNPPATVGALYVGPIKALINDQFDRLTDLLKYADIPVWAWHGDVVQSRKQNLLKYPRGILQITPESLESLLVNKNTDLKRLFGDLRFIIIDEIHAFIGSNRGSQILCQFARLARLTQNHPRRIGLSATLGDYSMAEAWLRAGTNETVITPQLPAEERTIRLSLEHFFDPGLMVRAKGDKRFKPHHLYLFHQSQSRKCLIFANGRTETESVIAAMREIAAARGMPDIYHVHHGSISAQLRESAENAMRDASGPTVTAATVTFEMGIDLGKLDRVIQLGAPGSVASFLQRLGRSGRRGSPADMRFVCVEDTLDRSIYSETPLQEKIPWQLLQCIAIIQLYLEEKWIEPIAPARYPLSLLYQQTMSTLLALGEQSPAALAQMILTLPPFRALSQEDFRLLLRHLIEIDHIQRTKENGLIIGLSAEKIVRNFKFYAVFPDTEDYAVWHGGMEIGSIVQPPSVGDKISLAGRTWQVTEIDQRTRTISVSPAIGESSVSWHGSSGEIHTRVLQRMRQVLLEDSVYPYLQEGAKKRLAEARQLAKTENLESRYLIALEDSYCCILPWMGTIAYRTLDRFLRFHCRETLKIKGIVGKSPYFMVVNLGKCKVESLYYEIKSLADRPLQVETLLAEDEAPKLEKYDEFIPPDLRRKAFATDCLDLGELRKLIGDW, translated from the coding sequence TTGTGGCCGCAATCATTTGCAGCCATTGATTCGGTTAAACTGCGTTTCATTCATCCTACAGCGACCGCTTCCATGCAAACAGGCACCGCCTCTCCCTACGATCGCCTTGCCCCCTTCATCAAGGAATACATCTATGCTCAGGGTTGGACAGCCATGCGTCCAATCCAGATGGAAGCCTGCCGTATTCTCTTTGATACCCAGGCTCATCTGTTGATTGCGGCTGGAACAGCATCTGGAAAAACTGAAGCCGCATTTCTACCCGTACTGACGATGCTGCATGACAACCCACCTGCTACTGTGGGAGCTTTGTATGTCGGTCCGATCAAAGCCCTGATTAACGACCAGTTCGATCGCCTGACCGACCTGCTCAAATATGCGGATATTCCCGTTTGGGCATGGCATGGCGATGTTGTGCAGAGCCGCAAGCAAAACTTGCTGAAGTATCCCAGAGGCATTTTGCAAATTACGCCGGAATCTCTGGAGAGCTTGCTGGTCAACAAAAATACGGACCTGAAACGACTGTTTGGCGATCTGCGCTTTATCATCATTGACGAAATTCATGCCTTCATTGGTTCCAATCGGGGCAGCCAGATTCTCTGCCAGTTTGCCCGGCTTGCTCGCCTGACCCAAAACCATCCCCGTCGGATTGGGCTATCGGCAACCCTGGGAGATTACTCAATGGCAGAAGCCTGGCTCCGGGCAGGTACAAACGAAACTGTCATCACACCCCAACTCCCGGCAGAAGAGCGAACTATCCGGCTCAGTCTGGAACATTTTTTTGATCCTGGATTGATGGTGCGGGCAAAGGGCGACAAACGGTTTAAACCCCACCACCTTTACCTGTTTCATCAAAGCCAGTCACGTAAATGTCTGATTTTCGCTAACGGACGCACCGAGACAGAATCTGTCATTGCTGCCATGCGTGAAATCGCTGCCGCCAGGGGAATGCCCGATATCTACCACGTCCATCACGGCAGTATTTCAGCCCAGTTGCGAGAGTCCGCCGAAAATGCCATGCGGGATGCCAGTGGTCCTACCGTCACGGCTGCTACCGTCACCTTTGAAATGGGAATCGATCTGGGAAAGCTGGATCGGGTAATTCAGCTCGGTGCTCCCGGTTCTGTGGCAAGTTTTTTGCAGCGGTTGGGGCGATCGGGCAGGCGGGGCAGTCCAGCCGATATGCGGTTTGTCTGTGTAGAGGACACCCTTGATCGCAGTATTTACAGTGAAACCCCCCTCCAGGAAAAGATTCCCTGGCAGTTGTTGCAATGCATTGCGATCATTCAGCTTTACCTGGAGGAGAAATGGATAGAACCGATCGCCCCTGCTCGCTATCCCCTCAGTCTGCTCTATCAGCAAACCATGAGTACGCTCCTGGCATTGGGCGAGCAATCTCCAGCCGCTCTGGCCCAAATGATTTTGACGTTGCCGCCATTCCGCGCCCTTTCCCAGGAAGACTTTCGCCTGTTGCTACGGCATTTAATCGAGATTGACCATATTCAGCGCACTAAAGAAAACGGGCTGATCATCGGACTGAGCGCTGAAAAAATTGTGCGGAATTTCAAGTTCTATGCCGTCTTTCCCGATACAGAAGACTACGCCGTCTGGCATGGAGGCATGGAAATTGGTAGCATTGTGCAACCACCCAGTGTTGGAGATAAAATTTCCCTCGCCGGACGCACCTGGCAGGTGACCGAAATTGACCAGCGCACCAGAACCATTTCAGTAAGTCCTGCGATCGGCGAATCTTCTGTGTCCTGGCATGGCAGCAGTGGCGAAATTCACACCCGGGTTCTCCAGCGGATGCGGCAGGTATTACTGGAAGACAGCGTTTATCCTTACTTGCAGGAAGGGGCCAAAAAACGGCTGGCAGAAGCTCGCCAACTGGCAAAGACAGAAAATCTGGAAAGTCGTTATCTGATTGCCCTGGAGGATAGCTACTGCTGTATTCTCCCCTGGATGGGGACGATCGCCTACCGCACTCTGGATCGCTTTCTTCGCTTTCACTGTCGTGAAACCTTGAAAATCAAGGGAATTGTTGGAAAATCTCCCTATTTTATGGTGGTCAACCTGGGCAAATGCAAGGTGGAAAGTCTGTACTATGAAATTAAATCACTGGCCGATCGCCCGTTGCAGGTTGAAACTCTGCTGGCAGAAGACGAAGCCCCAAAGCTGGAAAAGTACGATGAGTTTATCCCCCCAGACCTGCGACGCAAAGCTTTTGCAACCGACTGTCTGGATCTTGGTGAACTCCGTAAATTGATTGGGGACTGGTAA
- a CDS encoding helix-turn-helix domain-containing protein, translated as MAGVTSVKVKESLDELVQQSQQVETPKDKERLQVLYWLKQEKPPSIGAIAKAIGKHRNTVGRWLLQYREGGVSAMLERKVSSGGVRKIPQWAEEALAKRLKNSEHGFASYGAVQQWLAEELGVEAEYHAVYQMTRYRLQAKLKVARPQNIKQDCERRESFKKTLQMTWSC; from the coding sequence ATGGCTGGAGTCACCTCGGTTAAAGTCAAAGAAAGTCTCGATGAGCTAGTCCAACAATCGCAACAAGTGGAAACACCAAAGGACAAGGAACGCCTGCAAGTGCTGTACTGGCTCAAACAGGAAAAGCCACCCAGCATTGGTGCGATTGCCAAGGCGATCGGGAAACATCGCAATACAGTAGGGAGATGGTTATTGCAGTATCGGGAAGGTGGGGTGAGTGCCATGCTGGAACGTAAAGTGTCGTCTGGCGGTGTCCGCAAGATTCCACAATGGGCGGAAGAGGCACTGGCTAAGCGATTAAAGAACTCGGAACATGGATTTGCCAGTTATGGAGCTGTGCAACAGTGGTTAGCGGAGGAGTTGGGTGTCGAAGCGGAGTATCATGCGGTATACCAAATGACGCGCTATCGCCTCCAAGCGAAGCTGAAAGTGGCTCGTCCGCAAAATATCAAGCAGGATTGTGAACGGCGCGAATCATTTAAAAAAACCTTGCAGATGACCTGGAGTTGTTGA
- a CDS encoding IS630 family transposase: MSQYARQVIQEERPIRYFAQDESRFGLKTLIGRLITACGIKPIGQWLWLFKAFWLYGAVEPATGESFFLQFSHVDTACYQAFLEEFSKAYPDSLNILQVDNGRFHSSKDLVVPENVILLFQPAYCPELNPIERLWEYLKADLKWASFKTLEQLQAKVDQLLAQLTPEVIASITGYSFILNALSALNPI, encoded by the coding sequence TTGAGCCAGTATGCTCGGCAAGTCATCCAGGAGGAGCGTCCTATCCGTTATTTTGCTCAGGATGAAAGTCGCTTTGGACTCAAAACCCTGATTGGGCGCTTGATTACTGCTTGTGGTATCAAACCGATTGGGCAATGGCTATGGTTGTTCAAAGCGTTTTGGCTCTATGGGGCCGTCGAACCAGCAACCGGAGAGTCGTTTTTCTTGCAATTCTCCCATGTGGATACTGCTTGCTATCAAGCGTTCCTCGAGGAGTTCTCCAAAGCCTACCCCGATAGTCTCAACATTCTACAAGTGGATAACGGGCGTTTTCACAGCAGTAAAGATTTAGTGGTGCCAGAGAATGTGATTTTATTGTTTCAACCTGCTTACTGCCCAGAGTTAAATCCGATTGAAAGGTTGTGGGAATACCTCAAGGCAGATTTGAAGTGGGCTTCGTTCAAAACGCTAGAGCAACTCCAAGCGAAGGTCGATCAACTCCTGGCTCAATTGACTCCAGAAGTTATTGCTTCGATCACAGGATATTCCTTCATCCTGAATGCCCTATCTGCCCTGAACCCCATTTAA